A portion of the Candidatus Auribacterota bacterium genome contains these proteins:
- a CDS encoding pitrilysin family protein — MSVQIRRLKSGADMHQFTCGAIAFALLCLSSIGLDGCAGRGGPARPSPLTLPPLTFTPPEPERLTLACGASLYLLPDHTLPLFSLYAVARAGSAYDSPGKEGLAALTASVMRAGGTTHVSPDELDLQLEFMAAEISTGTSEDAGSLSLSCLSKDTEKALGLLCDILLNPAFNIEKIDLRKGQVREAIRRRNDEPGEIVSREFDRLVYGSYPYGHQVIGEPGSMDRITREDIIAFHRDYIRPSGMIIGVAGDFDRDTIVRMLNGALGSAHAPLPPPLPPAPDRAERTVNYIEKDTEQAHLMVGHPGIKRDNPDYFPLMVMNEILGAGAFSSRMLERIRVNEGLAYHAATHFTTNVQTGLFYAVCQTKEKTATEALSLILDEMARMCAERVTGEELQRAKDSFINSFVFHFTTASQIVAQRVDIDFFGLPPDYLKTYIARVSAVTEEDVLRVARTYLHPERATILVLGKKREFDPPLEKFGPVNALKLTDVSSGE, encoded by the coding sequence ATGAGCGTACAGATAAGAAGATTGAAATCAGGCGCGGATATGCATCAATTCACCTGCGGAGCCATCGCGTTCGCGCTCCTCTGCCTTTCCAGTATAGGGCTCGACGGATGCGCCGGGCGGGGGGGACCGGCGCGCCCCTCACCGCTCACATTGCCCCCCCTCACCTTCACGCCGCCAGAGCCGGAGCGGCTCACGCTCGCATGCGGAGCGTCGCTCTACCTGCTGCCGGATCACACGCTCCCCCTCTTCAGCCTGTACGCGGTCGCCCGGGCAGGCTCAGCCTATGATTCCCCCGGGAAGGAAGGCCTGGCCGCGCTGACCGCAAGCGTCATGCGCGCGGGGGGCACCACGCACGTGAGCCCAGACGAGCTCGACCTTCAGCTCGAGTTCATGGCGGCGGAGATCAGCACGGGCACGAGCGAGGACGCAGGCTCGCTCTCCCTCTCGTGCCTGAGCAAGGATACCGAAAAGGCCCTTGGCCTCCTGTGTGACATCCTCCTCAATCCCGCTTTCAATATTGAAAAGATCGATCTGCGCAAGGGACAGGTCCGCGAGGCGATCCGCCGCCGCAACGACGAGCCCGGCGAGATTGTTTCACGCGAGTTCGACCGCCTCGTCTACGGGTCCTACCCCTACGGCCATCAGGTGATCGGGGAGCCAGGGTCAATGGACAGGATCACGCGAGAAGACATCATCGCGTTTCACAGAGATTACATTCGGCCGTCGGGGATGATTATCGGTGTCGCGGGCGACTTCGACCGGGATACGATCGTGCGGATGCTCAACGGCGCCCTCGGCTCAGCACATGCTCCCCTTCCGCCTCCTCTGCCGCCCGCGCCGGACCGCGCGGAACGCACGGTCAACTACATCGAGAAAGACACCGAACAGGCCCATCTCATGGTCGGCCATCCGGGAATCAAGCGGGATAACCCCGATTACTTTCCGCTCATGGTCATGAACGAGATCCTCGGGGCGGGCGCCTTCTCGTCGAGGATGCTCGAGCGCATTCGCGTGAACGAGGGGCTCGCCTACCACGCCGCCACGCACTTCACCACGAACGTGCAGACCGGCCTCTTCTACGCGGTATGCCAGACAAAAGAGAAGACCGCAACGGAGGCGCTCTCCCTCATCCTCGATGAGATGGCGCGCATGTGCGCCGAGCGGGTCACGGGGGAGGAGCTCCAGAGGGCCAAGGACTCATTCATCAACAGTTTTGTGTTCCACTTCACCACCGCCTCGCAGATCGTGGCCCAGCGGGTCGACATTGATTTCTTCGGCCTGCCCCCCGACTACTTGAAAACCTATATCGCCCGCGTCTCAGCCGTGACAGAGGAGGATGTGCTTCGCGTGGCACGGACATACCTCCACCCCGAAAGGGCGACCATCCTGGTGCTGGGCAAAAAGAGGGAATTTGATCCTCCGCTTGAAAAATTCGGGCCGGTCAACGCGCTGAAACTGACGGACGTGAGCTCGGGGGAGTGA
- a CDS encoding SagB/ThcOx family dehydrogenase: protein MDMLFTIIMLSCVGLVVGKSPDSEIILPAPALKGKLSVEEALHRRRSVRDYAKGALSLAEVSQLLWAAQGITMRAEGFRTAPSAGATYPLEIYLVAGNVNGLAAGIYRYIPARHTLVRTAEGDVRAKLRDASLGQPWVREAPATLVVAAVHARTASRYGGRAQRYVDIEVGHAGENVYLQAESLGLGTVAVGAFNDGEVKKVLGLKKEEEPLYLMPVGKK from the coding sequence ATGGACATGCTGTTTACGATCATCATGCTGTCGTGTGTGGGGCTTGTCGTGGGGAAGAGTCCCGATAGTGAGATCATTCTCCCGGCCCCTGCGCTCAAGGGGAAGCTCTCAGTTGAGGAGGCGTTGCACCGCAGGAGATCGGTGAGGGACTACGCAAAGGGAGCGCTCTCGCTGGCTGAGGTATCGCAGTTACTGTGGGCCGCCCAGGGGATTACGATGCGCGCGGAAGGATTCCGGACTGCGCCATCCGCCGGGGCAACGTATCCGCTCGAGATCTACCTGGTGGCTGGGAATGTGAATGGTCTCGCCGCTGGTATCTATCGCTACATTCCCGCGAGGCATACGCTCGTCCGCACCGCGGAAGGGGATGTGAGGGCGAAGCTGCGCGATGCCTCGCTTGGCCAGCCGTGGGTGAGGGAGGCGCCCGCCACACTCGTGGTCGCGGCGGTGCATGCGAGGACGGCATCCCGGTACGGCGGGAGGGCGCAGCGGTACGTGGATATTGAGGTCGGCCACGCGGGTGAGAACGTGTACCTCCAGGCTGAGTCTCTTGGCCTCGGGACCGTCGCGGTCGGGGCGTTCAATGACGGTGAGGTCAAGAAGGTCCTCGGGCTGAAGAAGGAAGAAGAGCCGCTCTATTTGATGCCGGTGGGGAAGAAGTGA
- a CDS encoding pitrilysin family protein — protein MFRKIILAGIVFLIEASACAETPLRLNVIEHRLPNGLALLMLEHHRAPIVSCSLFYRVGSANEEPGCTGISHLLEHMMFKGTRAIGTKDYAREEPLLKRIEELHARLSESGHVGGHEDALPVPALKEELARAERQADSLITKNELWKVLTREGAEGLNANTGRDRTQYLCSVPSNRLELWMRLESDRMSNAIFREFYREREVILEERRLTIDDSPDGAFGEELFATAFIAHPYRWPIIGWASDIEHITPELLRSYYRRYYAPNNAILVIVGDIRPEHVVALANRYFGPIPSQPSPPHIVTREPAQRGKREAHLKFDASPRVSLAYHKPAVSADDDIALNVLENILSSGRTSRLYKNLVQRKKVAVAATASCPPSKYPSLFILYSIPRRPHTNEDVERALRAEIETLGREPVSEWEMQKARNQIEADFVRGCESAQNLASLIGTYEALDRWEYLNNYIPKIRAVTAEDVMRVVNTYLKEENCTKIAIP, from the coding sequence ATGTTCAGAAAGATTATCCTCGCCGGCATCGTGTTCTTGATCGAGGCATCCGCCTGCGCCGAGACCCCGCTCCGGCTCAACGTGATCGAACATCGCCTCCCCAACGGCCTCGCGCTCCTCATGCTTGAACATCACCGGGCGCCCATCGTCTCCTGCTCGCTCTTCTATCGAGTCGGGTCGGCCAACGAAGAGCCCGGCTGCACCGGCATCTCACACCTCCTGGAACACATGATGTTCAAGGGGACACGCGCGATCGGGACGAAGGACTACGCGCGCGAAGAGCCCCTCCTCAAGAGGATCGAGGAGCTCCACGCGCGCCTCTCGGAATCAGGGCATGTGGGCGGTCATGAAGACGCGCTGCCGGTCCCCGCGCTTAAAGAGGAGCTCGCACGGGCCGAGCGCCAGGCGGATTCCCTGATAACCAAGAATGAGCTCTGGAAGGTATTGACGCGAGAGGGCGCTGAAGGTCTTAATGCGAACACCGGCCGCGACCGGACCCAGTACCTGTGCAGCGTGCCCTCCAACAGGCTCGAGCTCTGGATGCGGCTCGAGTCCGACAGGATGAGCAACGCAATCTTCAGGGAATTCTACAGGGAGCGAGAGGTGATACTTGAGGAACGCCGCCTCACGATAGACGACAGCCCGGACGGCGCTTTCGGCGAGGAGCTCTTCGCCACCGCATTCATCGCGCACCCCTACCGATGGCCGATTATAGGCTGGGCATCGGATATTGAGCACATCACTCCCGAACTGCTCCGATCGTACTACCGCCGCTACTACGCTCCCAACAATGCGATCCTTGTCATCGTCGGCGACATCCGGCCCGAGCACGTCGTCGCGCTCGCCAACCGTTATTTCGGCCCAATTCCCTCCCAGCCGTCGCCTCCCCACATCGTCACGCGGGAACCCGCGCAGCGCGGGAAGAGGGAGGCACACCTGAAATTCGACGCGTCCCCGCGCGTCTCGCTGGCGTACCACAAGCCCGCGGTCAGCGCGGACGACGATATCGCGCTCAACGTGCTCGAGAACATCCTCTCCAGCGGGCGGACCTCGAGGCTCTACAAGAATCTTGTCCAGCGGAAAAAGGTCGCGGTCGCGGCGACAGCCTCGTGCCCCCCATCGAAGTACCCCTCATTGTTTATCTTGTATTCCATCCCGCGCCGGCCCCACACCAACGAGGACGTTGAGCGCGCGCTGCGCGCGGAGATTGAGACGCTCGGCCGTGAGCCGGTGAGCGAGTGGGAGATGCAGAAGGCGCGCAATCAGATTGAAGCCGACTTCGTGAGGGGGTGCGAGTCGGCTCAAAACCTCGCGTCGCTCATCGGGACCTACGAGGCGCTCGACCGGTGGGAATACCTCAACAATTACATCCCGAAGATCAGGGCGGTCACCGCCGAAGACGTCATGCGCGTGGTCAACACGTACCTCAAGGAGGAGAATTGCACAAAGATTGCCATCCCCTAG